A stretch of the Microcoleus sp. FACHB-672 genome encodes the following:
- a CDS encoding anhydro-N-acetylmuramic acid kinase, with product MTKVIGLISGTSVDGIDAALVDITGTEFDLKIQLLAADTYPYPAQLRAQILALCAGQAISMAELAELDDAIAQQFAFAATAVAAGTPTDLIGSHGQTVYHRPPQPDPRTTLPLGYSLQLGRGAAIAHLIGIPTVTNFRAADIAAGGQGAPLVSKIDVCLLTHPTRNHCIQNLGGIGNVTYLPSAASSMQKPVGWDTGPANVLLDLAVQHLTNGAQTYDKDGALAAAGTPCLSLVEQWLEHPFFHQPPPKSTGRELFGPDYLHGCLRDAEAYSLSPSDLLATLTELTVASIAHSYRTFLPQMPDQVLLCGGGSRNLYLRNRLQAQLDSVPVLTTDEAGLNADFKEAIAFAVLAYWRQRNIPGNLPLVTGACKPMLLGDIHFPCSMQEASKDWD from the coding sequence ATGACCAAAGTTATTGGTTTGATCAGCGGCACATCAGTGGATGGCATTGATGCCGCCTTAGTAGATATCACCGGCACTGAATTCGATTTAAAAATTCAGCTATTGGCGGCAGATACTTATCCTTATCCCGCCCAACTCCGAGCGCAAATTTTAGCCTTATGTGCCGGCCAGGCAATTTCAATGGCAGAACTCGCGGAACTTGATGATGCAATTGCTCAGCAATTTGCTTTCGCAGCCACCGCCGTTGCCGCCGGCACCCCAACTGATCTGATTGGTTCTCACGGCCAAACGGTCTATCATCGTCCACCCCAGCCAGATCCGAGGACAACGCTACCCTTGGGCTACAGCTTGCAACTTGGACGGGGTGCTGCGATCGCCCACTTAATCGGCATTCCCACAGTCACTAACTTCCGCGCTGCTGATATTGCTGCCGGCGGCCAGGGTGCGCCTTTGGTGTCCAAAATCGATGTGTGTTTGCTCACCCATCCCACCCGCAACCACTGCATTCAAAACCTCGGCGGCATTGGCAATGTCACTTATTTACCCTCAGCCGCCTCCAGTATGCAAAAGCCGGTGGGATGGGACACCGGCCCAGCTAATGTCTTGCTGGATCTGGCCGTGCAACATCTCACAAATGGCGCTCAAACTTACGACAAAGACGGTGCTTTAGCCGCCGCCGGCACTCCTTGTCTTAGTTTGGTTGAGCAATGGTTGGAACACCCATTTTTTCACCAGCCACCGCCCAAATCCACAGGCCGAGAACTGTTTGGCCCAGACTACCTTCACGGCTGTCTCAGAGATGCTGAAGCTTATTCACTCAGTCCCTCTGACTTGCTGGCCACACTCACTGAACTCACGGTTGCTTCGATTGCTCACAGCTATCGGACTTTTTTACCCCAAATGCCGGATCAAGTCTTGTTGTGCGGCGGTGGTAGCCGAAATCTATACTTAAGAAACCGACTGCAAGCTCAACTCGACTCTGTGCCGGTGTTAACCACTGATGAAGCCGGTTTAAATGCTGATTTCAAAGAAGCGATTGCTTTTGCTGTGCTAGCTTATTGGCGTCAGAGGAACATTCCCGGTAATCTCCCACTGGTCACAGGTGCGTGCAAGCCGATGCTCCTCGGTGATATTCATTTTCCTTGTTCTATGCAGGAAGCGAGCAAAGATTGGGACTAA
- a CDS encoding serine/threonine protein kinase produces the protein MNLTAGTVLQNGQYVINATLGEGAVGITYRATQTDLNLPVAIKTLNESLRHQANFEQLQKQFQSLARRLQKCQHPNIVRVFDCFKQAGLFYMVMEYIPGQTLAELIQFSQPMPQDQALDYIRQIGSAVGVLHQHGLVHGDIKPQNLIRLEGSNCVVVTDFSIANELSAGQEGTDGGSFATLYGPAEPDFGNLRHTRSTDIYGLATTLYGLLTGQLPVAAQLGEGTVSTNSTNEQPCQSNLSLAVLEAIRCGLETEASRRPQTVDAWLSLLPAGEDMNEIEPAIIEVQGESSGEVEEPASVTSPKTSDRHSSKRFVRLSFILTAVLAGLAGAGFGLSLRFGNAGKVGSGLFNTEQSFPPLKDWPGTETQGLSPYALGKKSFPAYTQEETVDVLPAQEASELEAQPEWAAPPNSVSPSSTSPSEAGAAIPLRQS, from the coding sequence ATGAACTTAACAGCTGGCACAGTCCTTCAAAATGGCCAATACGTCATCAACGCGACTTTGGGCGAAGGTGCAGTAGGCATCACCTATCGGGCCACCCAGACCGATTTAAACTTACCTGTAGCGATTAAAACCCTCAATGAGAGCCTGCGCCACCAGGCTAACTTTGAGCAGTTGCAGAAGCAATTTCAAAGCCTCGCTCGTCGCCTGCAAAAGTGCCAGCACCCAAACATCGTCAGAGTTTTCGATTGTTTCAAACAAGCTGGGTTGTTTTATATGGTCATGGAATATATTCCAGGCCAGACTTTAGCAGAACTAATACAGTTCAGCCAGCCAATGCCACAGGATCAAGCACTGGACTATATCCGTCAGATTGGCTCAGCGGTGGGCGTCCTTCATCAACATGGTTTAGTACATGGAGATATTAAGCCCCAAAACCTGATTCGCTTAGAGGGCAGCAATTGTGTTGTAGTGACTGACTTTAGTATTGCCAATGAGCTGAGTGCCGGCCAAGAGGGAACAGACGGCGGCTCTTTTGCCACCCTTTATGGGCCGGCTGAGCCAGACTTTGGAAACTTGCGGCATACCCGAAGCACCGATATTTATGGACTCGCAACGACCCTCTACGGCTTGCTAACCGGCCAACTGCCGGTGGCAGCACAACTGGGCGAGGGTACTGTTTCCACCAATTCCACCAATGAGCAACCCTGTCAATCCAACCTCTCTCTGGCTGTTCTTGAGGCGATTCGCTGCGGTTTGGAAACAGAGGCGAGCCGGCGTCCCCAAACAGTAGACGCGTGGCTGTCACTTTTACCGGCTGGAGAAGACATGAACGAGATAGAGCCGGCAATTATAGAAGTTCAAGGGGAAAGCAGCGGAGAAGTAGAAGAGCCTGCAAGCGTAACCAGCCCCAAAACTTCAGATCGGCACTCATCTAAACGCTTCGTTAGACTCAGTTTCATCCTAACTGCCGTCCTCGCTGGGTTAGCCGGTGCCGGCTTTGGATTGTCACTTCGCTTTGGCAACGCCGGCAAGGTGGGATCTGGCCTTTTTAATACTGAACAGTCCTTTCCCCCGCTAAAAGACTGGCCGGGGACAGAGACGCAGGGCTTGTCTCCATACGCCCTCGGTAAGAAAAGTTTTCCCGCTTACACCCAGGAAGAAACGGTCGATGTCCTGCCGGCACAAGAAGCTTCAGAGCTTGAAGCTCAACCAGAATGGGCCGCTCCACCTAACTCGGTTTCCCCATCTAGCACGTCACCCTCTGAGGCCGGCGCTGCCATTCCCCTACGGCAATCCTGA
- a CDS encoding DUF6825 family protein has translation MSDPLIHAFFVGRAVAEALNEELEKSVTNAFSELGKFDAEQRERLRQFTIAVMDRANQATAAVPTQGTSGSTTGRYSSVSVDLQATIDELRAEIAQLRVQLQRYRTGSL, from the coding sequence ATGAGTGATCCATTAATTCATGCTTTTTTTGTCGGCAGAGCCGTGGCTGAAGCTCTCAACGAAGAGCTAGAGAAATCCGTAACCAACGCGTTTAGTGAACTCGGTAAATTCGATGCTGAGCAACGCGAGCGCTTGCGGCAGTTCACAATTGCAGTGATGGATCGGGCCAATCAAGCAACAGCAGCGGTTCCCACGCAAGGCACGTCTGGTTCTACGACGGGCCGGTACAGTTCAGTTTCGGTTGACTTGCAAGCAACCATTGATGAGCTGCGAGCGGAAATCGCTCAATTGCGGGTTCAGTTGCAGCGCTATCGCACCGGCTCTCTTTAA
- a CDS encoding AarF/ABC1/UbiB kinase family protein, protein MAWPPVFGKANKDKAYRWSRDDYSHKRRFVEIWTFFLLFMFSVWRDSKAWSYPGGMTEPKRTARRRAQAIWIRESLLELGPTFIKLGQLFSTRADIIPGEYVEELTKLQDKVPAFSYEKVERIIEQDLGKPIATLFKTFDPVPLAAASLGQVHKAYLHSGEEVVVKVQRAGLRRLFGIDLDIAKGIARYFQNHPDWGRGKDWMGIYDECCKILYEEIDYLSEGRNADTFRRNFRDENWVQVPRVYWRYTSPRVLTLEYMPGIKISHYEALEAAGLDRKELANLGAKAYLHQLLNDGFFHADPHPGNIAVNPDGSLIFYDFGMMGRVRNDVREKMMQLFFGIAQKNANKVVTSLIELEALSPMDDMGPVRRSIQYMLDHFMDQPFENQSVADITDDLYEIAYDQPFRFPATFTFVMRAFSTLEGVGKGLDPDFNFMEVAKPFAMQIMTNGNSSDRSSFLDELGRQAAQVSSTALGLPGRIDDTIEKLERGDLRIRVRSTETDRAIRRLSSMHLATNYALLIGAFTLSATILLVNNYVWLALVVALVATVLAVTLIRLLMRVDRFDRMS, encoded by the coding sequence ATAGCTTGGCCTCCAGTTTTCGGCAAGGCTAACAAGGATAAAGCTTACCGCTGGAGTCGCGACGATTACTCCCACAAGCGGCGCTTTGTCGAAATCTGGACGTTTTTTCTGTTGTTTATGTTCAGTGTGTGGCGCGATAGCAAAGCTTGGAGTTATCCAGGTGGCATGACGGAACCTAAACGGACTGCCAGACGCCGCGCCCAAGCTATCTGGATTCGCGAGTCGCTCCTGGAATTGGGGCCAACTTTTATCAAGCTGGGACAGTTATTCTCAACGCGTGCGGATATTATTCCGGGTGAGTATGTTGAAGAACTCACTAAGCTGCAAGATAAGGTGCCGGCTTTTAGTTATGAGAAGGTGGAGCGGATTATTGAGCAAGACTTAGGCAAGCCAATAGCAACGCTCTTCAAAACTTTTGACCCGGTTCCTTTGGCAGCCGCAAGTCTGGGACAGGTACACAAGGCGTACTTGCACTCCGGCGAAGAGGTTGTGGTTAAGGTGCAACGCGCTGGACTACGCCGGCTGTTCGGAATCGATTTAGATATCGCTAAGGGAATTGCCCGTTACTTTCAAAACCATCCAGACTGGGGCAGAGGTAAGGATTGGATGGGAATCTATGACGAGTGCTGCAAGATTCTCTATGAGGAAATCGATTATCTCAGCGAAGGGCGCAACGCGGATACTTTTCGCCGCAACTTCCGTGATGAGAACTGGGTGCAGGTGCCGCGTGTCTATTGGCGCTACACTTCGCCGAGGGTTCTGACTCTGGAATATATGCCAGGGATTAAGATCAGTCACTACGAAGCGTTGGAGGCTGCCGGTTTAGACCGCAAGGAATTGGCAAATCTTGGTGCTAAGGCATACTTGCATCAACTGCTCAATGATGGCTTCTTTCATGCTGACCCCCATCCAGGCAATATTGCGGTTAACCCGGACGGATCGTTGATCTTTTATGATTTTGGCATGATGGGCCGGGTCAGAAATGATGTCCGGGAAAAGATGATGCAGCTGTTTTTTGGCATTGCCCAAAAAAATGCCAATAAAGTTGTGACTTCTTTGATAGAACTAGAAGCTTTATCCCCGATGGATGATATGGGTCCGGTGCGCCGGTCGATCCAGTATATGCTGGATCACTTTATGGATCAGCCCTTTGAAAATCAGTCGGTGGCCGACATTACTGATGATTTGTACGAGATTGCCTACGATCAGCCTTTCCGCTTTCCGGCTACGTTTACCTTTGTGATGCGGGCTTTTTCCACTTTAGAGGGGGTGGGGAAGGGACTTGACCCAGATTTTAATTTTATGGAGGTTGCAAAGCCTTTTGCAATGCAAATTATGACGAATGGCAATTCCTCAGATCGCAGTAGCTTTCTCGATGAACTGGGGCGTCAAGCAGCTCAGGTGAGTAGCACGGCCTTGGGTTTGCCGGGTCGAATTGACGATACGATTGAAAAGCTAGAGCGGGGGGATCTCCGCATTCGTGTCCGCTCGACTGAAACAGATCGGGCCATTCGCCGGCTGAGCAGTATGCATTTGGCAACGAACTATGCGTTGCTGATCGGTGCTTTCACCTTGTCGGCTACGATTTTATTAGTGAATAATTATGTCTGGTTGGCGCTGGTTGTGGCTCTAGTTGCAACGGTGCTAGCTGTGACTTTGATTCGACTCCTGATGCGGGTTGACCGATTTGATCGGATGTCTTGA
- a CDS encoding PP2C family protein-serine/threonine phosphatase, which translates to MKRYFAGLTDQGLLRSVNQDAYYIDPSGRFFIVADGMGGHAGGQEASQIATQVIQNYLIEHWDSPQSSTALLEEAFLKANQAILVDQRNHPERSDMGTTAVVAIFREEASEPAGTQSLKSWVAHVGDSRLYRLRGAKLEQITEDHTWISRAVKAGHITSDQARNHPWRHVLSQCLGRQDLQEIDIQPMEVHPADRLLMCSDGLTEELTDSAIGSYLKSIRACDQAAKTLVNAAKDKGGRDNITVVIVAVETRT; encoded by the coding sequence ATGAAACGCTACTTTGCCGGCCTCACAGACCAGGGACTGCTTCGCTCAGTCAATCAAGATGCCTACTACATCGACCCCAGCGGACGATTTTTTATCGTGGCGGATGGGATGGGCGGTCATGCAGGGGGTCAGGAGGCGAGTCAAATCGCGACTCAGGTGATTCAGAATTATCTGATTGAGCATTGGGATTCGCCTCAGTCTTCAACTGCTCTGTTAGAGGAAGCTTTTCTTAAAGCAAATCAAGCTATTTTGGTAGATCAGCGCAATCATCCAGAACGCTCAGATATGGGGACAACTGCAGTAGTGGCGATCTTTAGAGAGGAAGCCTCGGAACCTGCCGGCACCCAGTCGCTGAAAAGTTGGGTGGCTCATGTGGGTGATTCGCGCCTCTACCGGCTGCGCGGTGCCAAGCTGGAGCAAATTACTGAAGATCATACGTGGATCTCGCGGGCGGTAAAAGCTGGGCATATTACTTCGGATCAAGCCCGTAACCACCCCTGGCGTCACGTTCTATCTCAATGCTTAGGCCGGCAGGATTTGCAAGAAATTGATATTCAGCCGATGGAAGTACACCCTGCTGATCGCCTACTGATGTGCAGCGATGGCTTGACTGAAGAACTTACTGACAGTGCCATCGGCTCTTACCTTAAGTCAATCCGTGCCTGTGATCAAGCGGCGAAGACGCTGGTGAATGCCGCAAAAGATAAAGGCGGACGCGATAACATTACCGTGGTGATCGTGGCGGTTGAAACACGAACTTAA
- a CDS encoding NblA/ycf18 family protein codes for MSQPINLSLEQQFSIRAFESQVQQMSRQQAQDFLVKLYEQMMVREATYQNLLKHQWGLEQGPSFG; via the coding sequence ATGAGCCAACCTATTAACCTTTCTTTGGAACAACAATTCAGTATTCGTGCCTTTGAAAGCCAGGTTCAGCAAATGAGTCGGCAACAAGCTCAGGACTTTTTGGTAAAACTTTACGAACAAATGATGGTTCGTGAAGCAACTTATCAGAATCTTCTAAAGCACCAATGGGGTTTAGAACAGGGTCCTAGCTTTGGTTAA